CGAGCACTTCAAAGGCTACGTCACGGGAAGGCACGTCATGTGGGGCCTCATCAGGGGCATCAACAGGATGTTCATAGCCTTCAGAAGGGAGCACACGGGCATACTCAGCGACTACGTGAGCTACCTGCTCGTCACGACCGCGATAATAGTTGGCGCTTTGATAGTGTGGGGATGAGGAGGTGAGAGGATGGCGATCAAAGTTCCCGCCAACGGAGGCAACACGGCAGGTTCGAACCCGTCGGAGCGCGAGATGTTGGAGAGGGAGATATCAAAGCTCTGCAAATACATAGGGCGCTCACCCTGGGTCTTCCACGTGAACTCCGGGAGCTGCAACGGGTGCGACATCGAGATCATAGCGGCCCTAACGCCACGCTACGATGCCGAGAGGTTCGGAGTAAAGCTGGTCGGAACGCCGAGGCACGCGGACGTGCTCCTCGTCACCGGCCCGGTAACAGACCAGAGCATTGAGAGGGTAAAGCTCGTCTACGAGCAGACACCCGACCCAAAGGTCGTCATGGCAATCGGAGCGTGCCCGACCGGTGGAAGTGTCTTCTTCGAGAGCCCGTTCACCAACGCGCCCCTGGACAAGCACATACCGGTCGACGTCTTCGTTCCGGGCTGCCCGCCGAGGCCGGAAGCGATACTCTACGGCGTTGTGCTGGCGCTCCAGAAGCTGATAAAGAAAATTGAGGGGGGTATGGAATGAACGTTGACGAGTTCGTGAAGGTCTTCGGGGAGAGGTTCCCCGAGGCCGAGGTAAGGGTCAGCGAGAACAAGATGCCTCACCCCAAGAGGCGCGTCTGGGTCGAGGTGGAGAGGGAGAAGTTCCACGACGCGATGAAGTTCATCAGGGAGCTTGATCCAAAAGCCCAGTTCTCCATAATAATAGGGAGGGACGCCGGTGAAACGCTGGAGGCGAAGTACCACATGGAGCTTTTCTGGGAGGAGGGCGAGAGCATCT
This window of the Thermococcus siculi genome carries:
- a CDS encoding hydrogenase, with product MFGYWDALYFVYVFAIGLLISYLIYKWAERASTGTRRTGDGTKIFLSGEDQDNVVPQFEHFKGYVTGRHVMWGLIRGINRMFIAFRREHTGILSDYVSYLLVTTAIIVGALIVWG
- a CDS encoding NADH-quinone oxidoreductase subunit B family protein, which codes for MAIKVPANGGNTAGSNPSEREMLEREISKLCKYIGRSPWVFHVNSGSCNGCDIEIIAALTPRYDAERFGVKLVGTPRHADVLLVTGPVTDQSIERVKLVYEQTPDPKVVMAIGACPTGGSVFFESPFTNAPLDKHIPVDVFVPGCPPRPEAILYGVVLALQKLIKKIEGGME